One genomic segment of Arachis duranensis cultivar V14167 chromosome 4, aradu.V14167.gnm2.J7QH, whole genome shotgun sequence includes these proteins:
- the LOC107484295 gene encoding uncharacterized protein LOC107484295, whose protein sequence is MALQLAYRTFKFPHGVVEDLLVKVGEFIFPADFVVLDMEEEVNTSIILGRPFLATVGAIIDVQKGELVLRLHEEKMVFNVFKVMSYPKEPIEECVMVDTMEQIIQEVMGEEQCEENSELEQEPPDGKLPQTTMRSLTMPTITYNKDVEPP, encoded by the coding sequence atggcactccaATTGGCTTACAGAACATTTAAGTTTCCACATGGGGTAGTGGAAGATTTGCTAGTGAAAGTGGGAGAGTTCATTTTCCCTGCTGATTTTGTTGTGCTGGACATGGAAGAAGAAGTCAACACATCAATTATCCTAGGAAGGCCATTTCTAGCCACTGttggagccatcattgatgtacaaaaaggggaactAGTCTTGAGATTGCATGAAGAGAAAATGGTCTTCAATGTCTTTAAAGTAATGAGTTACCCCAAGGAACCCATAGAAGAATGCGTGATGGTAGATACCATGGAACAGATAATCCAAGAAGTCATGGGAGAAGAACAATGTGAAGAAAACAGTGAGCTAGAGCAAGAACCACCAGATGGAAAACTACCACAAACAACCATGAGGAGCTTGACCATGCCAACTATTACATACAACAAAGATGTAGAGCCACCATAA